Proteins found in one Haloferax litoreum genomic segment:
- a CDS encoding HalOD1 output domain-containing protein, translating to MDVEQTRVWYDCDRTEAISEAILGAVSDHMECDETALPPISEYTDVDALNTLFGTRRPAAPALSSGTLEFKYDDVVVTVSTIGTVEVRDAADAEPTSD from the coding sequence GTGGACGTAGAACAGACTCGCGTCTGGTACGACTGTGACCGGACGGAAGCAATTTCGGAGGCGATACTCGGCGCGGTGAGCGACCACATGGAGTGCGACGAGACGGCGTTACCGCCGATCAGTGAATACACCGATGTGGACGCATTGAACACGTTGTTCGGGACGCGACGGCCAGCAGCACCCGCACTCTCGAGTGGGACACTCGAATTCAAGTACGACGACGTCGTCGTCACGGTTTCGACAATTGGGACCGTCGAAGTCAGGGATGCGGCGGACGCCGAACCGACATCAGACTAA
- a CDS encoding glycosyltransferase family 2 protein: MNDTTVIIPAFNEAGRIGQVVAEIPEEYDVLVIDDGSTDATATEARDSGAEVVEQERNRGYIEALKRGFREATTDIVVTYDADGEHRPEQLSRLVSPIREGEFDLVLGARREIPRPSERFLNRLTQLKADVTDSGTGLRALRRDLAVQLRLDTACTCGTFVLEAASHGARIGEVPIRTRSVDKPRGIAWEHITQTCHLFRHIIDK, translated from the coding sequence ATGAATGATACGACAGTCATCATTCCGGCGTTCAACGAAGCCGGCCGGATTGGACAGGTGGTCGCAGAAATCCCGGAGGAGTACGACGTGTTGGTCATCGACGACGGGTCGACAGACGCGACAGCAACCGAAGCGCGCGACTCTGGTGCGGAGGTTGTCGAACAGGAGCGAAACCGCGGCTACATCGAGGCTCTCAAACGAGGGTTCCGGGAAGCGACCACGGACATCGTTGTCACCTACGACGCCGACGGTGAACACCGACCTGAGCAGCTCTCTCGACTTGTCTCTCCAATTCGTGAGGGCGAGTTCGACTTGGTTCTCGGTGCACGTCGTGAAATTCCACGACCATCAGAACGGTTCCTCAACCGACTCACACAGCTCAAAGCCGATGTGACGGACTCCGGCACTGGACTCCGCGCACTTCGTCGTGATCTTGCGGTCCAACTCCGATTGGACACTGCCTGTACCTGTGGCACCTTTGTCTTAGAGGCTGCTTCTCACGGCGCACGAATCGGCGAAGTGCCAATTAGGACTCGGTCGGTCGACAAGCCCCGTGGCATCGCATGGGAGCACATAACACAGACATGCCATCTCTTTCGACACATCATCGACAAATGA